Proteins from one Panthera leo isolate Ple1 chromosome D1, P.leo_Ple1_pat1.1, whole genome shotgun sequence genomic window:
- the SPDYC gene encoding speedy protein C isoform X3, producing the protein MSDTQDFATFPVVATQVKLGGWSRQGGGSVSLCPRPHQELQAFLSLLEHSFLQEFLSRDPCFQISDKYLLAMVLVYFRRANLKLSEYTHSNLFLALFLANDMEEDLEDPKCVIFLWALGKDWRRQVADFLHQRDKLWARMGFRAMVSRQCCEEVMAKEPSHWAWTRERRPHHGGAQRGCPKARVPLPGGPGLSPPHCSLCGLLPAHGLCSHQPRPLPVLSECPSPNPECHCPPSQACLSVAEDPLVGGFLIILPPQLQLEPGTYTLHTL; encoded by the exons aTGAGCGACACTCAAGACTTTGCCACTTTCCCCGTGGTTGCCACCCAGGTGAAGCTGGGGGGCTGGAGCCGTCAGGGTGGGGGCAGCGTGTCTCTCTGCCCGCGCCCGCATCAGGAGCTCCAGGCCTTCCTCAGCCTTCTGG AGCATAGTTTCCTGCAGGAATTCCTTTCCAGAGATCCCTGTTTCCAGATTTCAGATAAG TATCTCCTGGCCATGGTGCTGGTCTACTTCCGGCGTGCCAACCTGAAGCTCAGCGAGTACACCCACAGCAACTTGTTCTTGGCGCT GTTTCTTGCAAATGACATGGAGGAGGATCTGGAGGACCCTAAATGTGTGATTTTTCTGTGGGCCCTGGGGAAAGATTGGCGTCGTCAGGTGGCAGACTTCCTGCACCAGAGGGATAAGCTGTGGGCCCGGATGGGCTTCCGGGCCATGGTGAGCCGCCAGTGCTGTGAGGAG GTCATGGCCAAGGAGCCGTCCCATTGGGCCTGGACTCGAGAGCGGCGTCCCCACCACGGTGGAGCTCAGAGGGGCTGCCCAAAGGCCCGGGTGCCCCTGCCTGGAGGCCCCGGCCTCTCGCCTCCTCACTGTTCCCTCTGTGGCTTGCTCCCTGCCCACGGCCTCTGCAGCCACCAGCCCCGCCCCTTGCCTGTCTTATCCGAGTGCCCTTCCCCAAACCCTGAGTGCCATTGCCCTCCCTCCCAAGCTTGTCTCTCAGTGGCCGAAGACCCCTTGGTGGGGGGCTTCCTCATCATCCTGCCCCCCCAACTGCAGCTGGAGCCGGGCACGTACACTCTCCACA CTCTATAG
- the SPDYC gene encoding speedy protein C isoform X4 produces the protein MSDTQDFATFPVVATQVKLGGWSRQGGGSVSLCPRPHQELQAFLSLLEHSFLQEFLSRDPCFQISDKYLLAMVLVYFRRANLKLSEYTHSNLFLALFLANDMEEDLEDPKCVIFLWALGKDWRRQVADFLHQRDKLWARMGFRAMVSRQCCEELVSQWPKTPWWGASSSSCPPNCSWSRARTLSTPLPDLSPQSSRSLHRALGADICRVKSSPPACLLTQALPAVGPPAPPRPSVLLATGWQCCPGPPVPSSQLYPL, from the exons aTGAGCGACACTCAAGACTTTGCCACTTTCCCCGTGGTTGCCACCCAGGTGAAGCTGGGGGGCTGGAGCCGTCAGGGTGGGGGCAGCGTGTCTCTCTGCCCGCGCCCGCATCAGGAGCTCCAGGCCTTCCTCAGCCTTCTGG AGCATAGTTTCCTGCAGGAATTCCTTTCCAGAGATCCCTGTTTCCAGATTTCAGATAAG TATCTCCTGGCCATGGTGCTGGTCTACTTCCGGCGTGCCAACCTGAAGCTCAGCGAGTACACCCACAGCAACTTGTTCTTGGCGCT GTTTCTTGCAAATGACATGGAGGAGGATCTGGAGGACCCTAAATGTGTGATTTTTCTGTGGGCCCTGGGGAAAGATTGGCGTCGTCAGGTGGCAGACTTCCTGCACCAGAGGGATAAGCTGTGGGCCCGGATGGGCTTCCGGGCCATGGTGAGCCGCCAGTGCTGTGAGGAG CTTGTCTCTCAGTGGCCGAAGACCCCTTGGTGGGGGGCTTCCTCATCATCCTGCCCCCCCAACTGCAGCTGGAGCCGGGCACGTACACTCTCCACA cctctccctgaCCTTTCTCCCCAGTCCTCCCGAAGCCTCCACCGTGCCCTAGGCGCTGATATTTGCAGGGTGAAGAGCAGCCCGCCTGCTTGTCTGCTGACCCAAGCCCTACCGGCTGtgggcccccccgccccgccccggccttCTGTCTTATTGGCCACAGGCTGGCAGTGCTGCCCAGGCCCCCCAGTCCCCTCCTCCCAACTGTACCCACTCTGA
- the SPDYC gene encoding speedy protein C isoform X2: MSDTQDFATFPVVATQVKLGGWSRQGGGSVSLCPRPHQELQAFLSLLEHSFLQEFLSRDPCFQISDKYLLAMVLVYFRRANLKLSEYTHSNLFLALFLANDMEEDLEDPKCVIFLWALGKDWRRQVADFLHQRDKLWARMGFRAMVSRQCCEEVMAKEPSHWAWTRERRPHHGGAQRGCPKARVPLPGGPGLSPPHCSLCGLLPAHGLCSHQPRPLPVLSECPSPNPECHCPPSQACLSVAEDPLVGGFLIILPPQLQLEPGTYTLHTSP; this comes from the exons aTGAGCGACACTCAAGACTTTGCCACTTTCCCCGTGGTTGCCACCCAGGTGAAGCTGGGGGGCTGGAGCCGTCAGGGTGGGGGCAGCGTGTCTCTCTGCCCGCGCCCGCATCAGGAGCTCCAGGCCTTCCTCAGCCTTCTGG AGCATAGTTTCCTGCAGGAATTCCTTTCCAGAGATCCCTGTTTCCAGATTTCAGATAAG TATCTCCTGGCCATGGTGCTGGTCTACTTCCGGCGTGCCAACCTGAAGCTCAGCGAGTACACCCACAGCAACTTGTTCTTGGCGCT GTTTCTTGCAAATGACATGGAGGAGGATCTGGAGGACCCTAAATGTGTGATTTTTCTGTGGGCCCTGGGGAAAGATTGGCGTCGTCAGGTGGCAGACTTCCTGCACCAGAGGGATAAGCTGTGGGCCCGGATGGGCTTCCGGGCCATGGTGAGCCGCCAGTGCTGTGAGGAG GTCATGGCCAAGGAGCCGTCCCATTGGGCCTGGACTCGAGAGCGGCGTCCCCACCACGGTGGAGCTCAGAGGGGCTGCCCAAAGGCCCGGGTGCCCCTGCCTGGAGGCCCCGGCCTCTCGCCTCCTCACTGTTCCCTCTGTGGCTTGCTCCCTGCCCACGGCCTCTGCAGCCACCAGCCCCGCCCCTTGCCTGTCTTATCCGAGTGCCCTTCCCCAAACCCTGAGTGCCATTGCCCTCCCTCCCAAGCTTGTCTCTCAGTGGCCGAAGACCCCTTGGTGGGGGGCTTCCTCATCATCCTGCCCCCCCAACTGCAGCTGGAGCCGGGCACGTACACTCTCCACA cctctccctga
- the SPDYC gene encoding speedy protein C isoform X5, with protein sequence MSDTQDFATFPVVATQVKLGGWSRQGGGSVSLCPRPHQELQAFLSLLEHSFLQEFLSRDPCFQISDKYLLAMVLVYFRRANLKLSEYTHSNLFLALFLANDMEEDLEDPKCVIFLWALGKDWRRQVADFLHQRDKLWARMGFRAMVSRQCCEELVSQWPKTPWWGASSSSCPPNCSWSRARTLSTSSRSLHRALGADICRVKSSPPACLLTQALPAVGPPAPPRPSVLLATGWQCCPGPPVPSSQLYPL encoded by the exons aTGAGCGACACTCAAGACTTTGCCACTTTCCCCGTGGTTGCCACCCAGGTGAAGCTGGGGGGCTGGAGCCGTCAGGGTGGGGGCAGCGTGTCTCTCTGCCCGCGCCCGCATCAGGAGCTCCAGGCCTTCCTCAGCCTTCTGG AGCATAGTTTCCTGCAGGAATTCCTTTCCAGAGATCCCTGTTTCCAGATTTCAGATAAG TATCTCCTGGCCATGGTGCTGGTCTACTTCCGGCGTGCCAACCTGAAGCTCAGCGAGTACACCCACAGCAACTTGTTCTTGGCGCT GTTTCTTGCAAATGACATGGAGGAGGATCTGGAGGACCCTAAATGTGTGATTTTTCTGTGGGCCCTGGGGAAAGATTGGCGTCGTCAGGTGGCAGACTTCCTGCACCAGAGGGATAAGCTGTGGGCCCGGATGGGCTTCCGGGCCATGGTGAGCCGCCAGTGCTGTGAGGAG CTTGTCTCTCAGTGGCCGAAGACCCCTTGGTGGGGGGCTTCCTCATCATCCTGCCCCCCCAACTGCAGCTGGAGCCGGGCACGTACACTCTCCACA TCCTCCCGAAGCCTCCACCGTGCCCTAGGCGCTGATATTTGCAGGGTGAAGAGCAGCCCGCCTGCTTGTCTGCTGACCCAAGCCCTACCGGCTGtgggcccccccgccccgccccggccttCTGTCTTATTGGCCACAGGCTGGCAGTGCTGCCCAGGCCCCCCAGTCCCCTCCTCCCAACTGTACCCACTCTGA
- the SPDYC gene encoding speedy protein C isoform X1 — MSDTQDFATFPVVATQVKLGGWSRQGGGSVSLCPRPHQELQAFLSLLEHSFLQEFLSRDPCFQISDKYLLAMVLVYFRRANLKLSEYTHSNLFLALFLANDMEEDLEDPKCVIFLWALGKDWRRQVADFLHQRDKLWARMGFRAMVSRQCCEEVMAKEPSHWAWTRERRPHHGGAQRGCPKARVPLPGGPGLSPPHCSLCGLLPAHGLCSHQPRPLPVLSECPSPNPECHCPPSQACLSVAEDPLVGGFLIILPPQLQLEPGTYTLHILPKPPPCPRR; from the exons aTGAGCGACACTCAAGACTTTGCCACTTTCCCCGTGGTTGCCACCCAGGTGAAGCTGGGGGGCTGGAGCCGTCAGGGTGGGGGCAGCGTGTCTCTCTGCCCGCGCCCGCATCAGGAGCTCCAGGCCTTCCTCAGCCTTCTGG AGCATAGTTTCCTGCAGGAATTCCTTTCCAGAGATCCCTGTTTCCAGATTTCAGATAAG TATCTCCTGGCCATGGTGCTGGTCTACTTCCGGCGTGCCAACCTGAAGCTCAGCGAGTACACCCACAGCAACTTGTTCTTGGCGCT GTTTCTTGCAAATGACATGGAGGAGGATCTGGAGGACCCTAAATGTGTGATTTTTCTGTGGGCCCTGGGGAAAGATTGGCGTCGTCAGGTGGCAGACTTCCTGCACCAGAGGGATAAGCTGTGGGCCCGGATGGGCTTCCGGGCCATGGTGAGCCGCCAGTGCTGTGAGGAG GTCATGGCCAAGGAGCCGTCCCATTGGGCCTGGACTCGAGAGCGGCGTCCCCACCACGGTGGAGCTCAGAGGGGCTGCCCAAAGGCCCGGGTGCCCCTGCCTGGAGGCCCCGGCCTCTCGCCTCCTCACTGTTCCCTCTGTGGCTTGCTCCCTGCCCACGGCCTCTGCAGCCACCAGCCCCGCCCCTTGCCTGTCTTATCCGAGTGCCCTTCCCCAAACCCTGAGTGCCATTGCCCTCCCTCCCAAGCTTGTCTCTCAGTGGCCGAAGACCCCTTGGTGGGGGGCTTCCTCATCATCCTGCCCCCCCAACTGCAGCTGGAGCCGGGCACGTACACTCTCCACA TCCTCCCGAAGCCTCCACCGTGCCCTAGGCGCTGA